AGCATGATAGCTAGGGTCGCTGACACCAGGACGTACTTGTTGGCCGGCGTGCCGAGGCGGTGGAACGCAACAAACGCGATGTCGCTGTGGAGCAAGTAAAGCGGATAGGTAAGTGCTCCCAGCCAAGCGAGCCACGTGAAGCGGCTCAAGTCGATTTTGCGCGATGCGATGAGGGCAAACGCCCCAAAAAACAGCGTGGTCAGGCCGGCTACTACGCGAAACCGAAACACTTCGTGGTAATGGCTAGCCAACCAATTGATTTGCTCTTGCCCCGAGCGAATGGCTAAGTAGTACGCGACCACCAGCAAGGCGTAGCGCAACGGAGTGCGACCTTGGGGTTGCTGGAGTAAATAAAATAGCATGCCCGCGGCAAAAAACGGGGCATTGGCGGGGAAAAAAAGAAACGCAAACCCAGTGCCGTAGTGTGTCAAGGGTAGGGCGGCATACCCCAGCCACGCCACCAAGAACCAGTCGACGTGCCGCAGCAAGCCAAAGCCGACCAAGACCGCGATGAGAAAATAGAACGTGATTTCGACCGTCAATGTCGCGTAGACGCCATCGATTGGGGCGATGCCGACGAACTCGTGCAGCATCGTCATCCCATAAATGTATTGGGTCCACGACGTGTGTAGATCAAGGGACATGTGGGCATCGGACGCCGTCGTGCCCCAGAAGTACTTGACCGCGAACGTCAGCGTGCAGGCCACCCAGTAGGCCGGGTAGAGACGGGTTACCCGTGAGAGAAAAAATTGGCGCACGGTTTTGCCTTGCGCGCTCAGCAGTACCACGTAACCGCTGACGATGAAGAACAATTGCACCCCCAAGTATCCGTACCGGGTGATTTGCCCCAGGCCTAAAAACGGAAGCGGGCTGAAATTGTCGGCGGCGTATCCCCGAAACGTGTAGTGAAAGAAAACCACGCTCAACGCGGCGACAAAACGTAACAAGTCAATTTCGTAAAACCGGATGGGGGCTTTGCGTACTTCGGGCTCCATTGCGAATGGGTAAGTTTGAAAGGAACCCCAAAGTTAACCCGACGCCCTAAGCGAAGCTGCCACTCATAGAAGATGCCCTCATCTCACGTTCTTGCCTGGTCCTCCGCCGTTGGTATTTTAGGTTTCGCACAGCCACATTGGCTCCCACTACCCAGCCCACCAGCGTGAATTGTAGCAGACAAAACCAAATGCCCTGGGTGGGCCGCCGGTTGAAATAAAGGGAAAGTCCAGGTAACAGGAGTGCGAATAGCATAGAGAGGACCAGCAGGGGGATGCCGAGTAGGTGATTTAACGAAGATAACGATACCGATTCCGTTCTGCCCGCCCGGTGGGGCTTTTAGACTGTCAATATTTTATATCGAAAAATTGCATTGGCTGATCTTGCGACAACTGCTCGCTTATCTTATTTACACCGGGATATGGACTTGGCGGATAATCACCTATTAGTATTCCGTATCCCATAGATAGTCTATAGTCTGCGTATCCCGTGCGCTGGTATGCATCTATATAATGCACACGCACAACGGTGATGTCAGTTGAAGAACTATCTAATATTAGGAATTGCATTCCCACGCCTTGATTGGCTTCCGCTGGGAAAAGAGTACCCCAAGTTTTTCCCAGCTTTAATTCCTGTGAATATCTATTATGTGGTACATAAGCAAGGTATTCAAAGCATACACCTTGCGCTAAATTATCTGAGCAATAAAAACGATATCCAGAACCTAAGGAGCCATGAAGGTTCATGTTGAATGAACCCGGCGTTTTAGGCTCAAAATGAAACACTGGCTTTACTTCCTTGACAGCTTTATCCTGCTCAATTTTTATTAATTCCAGTTGCTGGGCATTAATACGAGTTTGCGCGCTGAAAGAACGAACGACATAGAAAATGCCTATAGCTGAGGCAATCAAACCAGCTATTGCGCAACTAGCTTGTATCCAATCTGTGACTGATGATTCCATGAAATACAAATATTGAATAACACCAAAGGTACCGCCTGTGCGAAGCCCCGCCCCACCCGGCGGGGCTTTTTCGTGTCCTTTTTCCCCCTCTTACACCCGGCAAATTTTGAGCTTCTAATCAGCTCTACACGTGACGGGTTTCCAGGCACTTTCTCAATTGATGCGCGGCATCTGGCTCATCGAGCCGGTGGCCGCCGATGGCTACATGCCGCTGGTGCGCCAGCTACGCGCCGGCAACTTCGAAGCGGCCGGGGCCCTATTCAAGGGCAAGAAAAAGGCGAATGCCCCCTACGCGGTGGCCATGAGCCTGGAGCCCGGCGCGAAGGCGCACAAGGCCAGCAAGTACAGCAGCTTTGATGACGCGCCCCAGGGCAGCGTGGCCGTGATTCCGGTGATGGGCCCGATGATGTCGCAGGACTTTTGCGGCTCGCTGGGCACCCAGACGCTGGGCCGCCTGGCCCAGGAGGCCGACGCGCACCCCAACATCGTGGGCCACGTGTTCGTGTTCGACACGCCGGGCGGCACGGTGTCGGGCACCGAAAACTTCAGTAACGTCATCAAGGGCACCCAAAAGCCGGCCGTGAGCTTCGTGCAGGGCATGATGTGCTCGGCCGGCGTGTGGGCCGGGTGCGGGGCCAACCACATCATGATGGGCGGCCAAACCACCCAGATCGGCAGCATCGGCACGATGCTGCAAATCAATGATTCGCGCAAGGCCGATAAGAAGGCTGGCAACGAACTAATCATGGTGCGGGCCGATGCCAGCTACGACAAAAACGAAGCGTTTCAGCAGCTGCTGGCGGGCAACGAGCAGCCGGTGAAGGACCAGCTGCTGAACCCGATGAACGCCGTGTTCCTGAACGCCGTGCAGGCCAACCGCGCCGGCAAGTTGCCCACGGGCAAGGAGGCCGAAAACGTGCTCAGCGGCAAGGTGTACCTGGCCGCCGACGCCGTGAAATACGGCCTGGCCGACTCCATCGGCACCTTCCAGGACGCCGTGCAGCTGGCCCTCAACCTGGCCGCCAACCCGGGCCAGGGCACTTCTAACGATTCCCCTAATTCCAATTCTACTATGTTCAATTTGAAAGCATCCTGGGGCGCCTTGCTCGCCCTGGTAGGGGTGACGGCTACGGCCGCGCCCACCGTGTCGGTCACC
This genomic stretch from Hymenobacter sp. PAMC 26628 harbors:
- a CDS encoding acyltransferase family protein: MEPEVRKAPIRFYEIDLLRFVAALSVVFFHYTFRGYAADNFSPLPFLGLGQITRYGYLGVQLFFIVSGYVVLLSAQGKTVRQFFLSRVTRLYPAYWVACTLTFAVKYFWGTTASDAHMSLDLHTSWTQYIYGMTMLHEFVGIAPIDGVYATLTVEITFYFLIAVLVGFGLLRHVDWFLVAWLGYAALPLTHYGTGFAFLFFPANAPFFAAGMLFYLLQQPQGRTPLRYALLVVAYYLAIRSGQEQINWLASHYHEVFRFRVVAGLTTLFFGAFALIASRKIDLSRFTWLAWLGALTYPLYLLHSDIAFVAFHRLGTPANKYVLVSATLAIMLGAAYAINRFVEKRLSKPLGRVVSNLLVRFDHS
- a CDS encoding S49 family peptidase produces the protein MRGIWLIEPVAADGYMPLVRQLRAGNFEAAGALFKGKKKANAPYAVAMSLEPGAKAHKASKYSSFDDAPQGSVAVIPVMGPMMSQDFCGSLGTQTLGRLAQEADAHPNIVGHVFVFDTPGGTVSGTENFSNVIKGTQKPAVSFVQGMMCSAGVWAGCGANHIMMGGQTTQIGSIGTMLQINDSRKADKKAGNELIMVRADASYDKNEAFQQLLAGNEQPVKDQLLNPMNAVFLNAVQANRAGKLPTGKEAENVLSGKVYLAADAVKYGLADSIGTFQDAVQLALNLAANPGQGTSNDSPNSNSTMFNLKASWGALLALVGVTATAAPTVSVTEATLEDLNTRAQAQADALVAATGQVSTLTAELGTARDGIKAKETELATATEGLTKANAKVGELETEVKRLGKQPGALGTEVVKTGEDEGTTLLVKDPIVDASAAHNVLAAKYFN